From Bacteroidota bacterium, one genomic window encodes:
- a CDS encoding ABC transporter ATP-binding protein, which yields MKSYLRILKIAVRYRRYAFLNLMFNILYAIFNLFSILSIIPFLQVIFKTVQIPEQEPTLTWNVKSALNFFNYKFGNYVAENGEASGLIIICTFIIIIFLLKNICRYMALYFIAPLRNGVVRDLRQSIYDKVILLPLAFFSEKKKGDIIARMTTDVNEIEWSIMSTIESTFRDPITMIFFFIAMILLSFQLTIFVIILLPITALIIGVIGKSLKRKSKKSQDQLGLLLSIIEETLGGLRIIKAFNAERYQKGKFLRENRLYANLQTSVFNRRDLSSPLSEVLAIIVVAVILWFGGQMVLDGENNLSGEMFIGYILIFANLINPAKSLANTYYHIQRGIASLERVETILDAPLDIKENIDAVSLKSFNGDIIYNDVGFCYDNDVAVLKNINFKITKGSMTAIVGPSGSGKSTLVDLLPRFHDATSGEILIDGHNLKNIRISSIRNLLGIVTQESILFNDTVFNNIAFGVDNPDSEAVIRAAKVANAYDFIMRLENGFDSIIGDRGSKLSGGERQRLTIARAIFKNPPILILDEATSSLDTESEKLVQDALFKLMRNRTSIVIAHRLSTIQYADDIIVMQEGRIVERGNHHALIGKNGLYARLVEMQAF from the coding sequence ATGAAAAGTTATCTACGGATATTAAAAATAGCTGTGCGCTACAGACGATATGCATTTTTGAATTTGATGTTTAATATTCTTTACGCCATTTTCAATTTATTTTCTATCCTTTCTATTATTCCGTTTTTACAGGTAATTTTTAAAACAGTACAAATACCTGAACAAGAACCAACGCTCACCTGGAATGTGAAATCTGCACTCAATTTTTTTAATTACAAATTCGGAAATTATGTAGCTGAAAATGGAGAAGCGTCAGGACTGATAATTATATGTACTTTCATAATTATCATTTTTCTACTGAAGAATATTTGCCGCTATATGGCTTTATATTTTATTGCCCCATTGCGCAATGGTGTAGTCCGTGATCTGCGTCAAAGCATTTATGATAAAGTAATTTTATTACCTCTTGCTTTTTTCAGCGAAAAGAAAAAAGGCGACATCATTGCTCGCATGACAACGGATGTGAATGAAATTGAATGGAGCATTATGAGTACAATTGAATCCACTTTTCGGGATCCGATAACGATGATATTCTTTTTTATCGCAATGATTTTATTGAGTTTTCAATTAACCATTTTTGTAATTATCCTATTACCGATTACCGCTTTAATAATTGGTGTAATTGGTAAATCATTGAAACGTAAATCAAAGAAATCGCAGGATCAACTTGGGTTGTTACTATCTATTATTGAAGAAACACTTGGTGGATTAAGAATTATAAAAGCATTTAATGCAGAACGCTATCAAAAGGGAAAGTTTTTAAGGGAGAATCGTTTGTATGCAAATTTGCAAACGTCGGTGTTTAACAGACGGGATTTATCATCGCCACTTTCAGAGGTATTGGCAATTATTGTAGTGGCAGTGATTTTATGGTTTGGTGGACAAATGGTTTTGGATGGTGAAAATAATCTTAGCGGTGAAATGTTTATCGGCTACATATTGATATTTGCCAACTTAATTAATCCTGCAAAATCTCTTGCAAATACTTATTATCATATTCAACGTGGTATCGCTTCTTTGGAGAGAGTAGAAACAATTCTGGATGCGCCGCTTGATATTAAAGAGAATATTGATGCGGTGAGTTTAAAAAGTTTTAATGGCGATATAATTTATAATGATGTGGGGTTTTGTTATGATAATGATGTGGCAGTTTTAAAGAATATCAATTTTAAAATAACAAAGGGTAGCATGACGGCAATAGTGGGACCATCGGGTTCGGGTAAATCTACGTTGGTGGATTTGTTGCCACGATTTCATGATGCTACTTCAGGAGAGATTTTAATTGATGGACATAACTTAAAAAACATTCGAATTTCGAGTATCCGGAATCTATTGGGGATAGTAACTCAAGAGTCAATTTTATTTAATGATACTGTATTTAATAATATTGCTTTTGGAGTTGACAATCCGGATTCGGAGGCGGTAATACGGGCGGCGAAGGTGGCGAATGCCTACGATTTTATTATGCGATTAGAGAATGGTTTCGATAGCATAATTGGTGATAGGGGAAGTAAACTGAGTGGTGGTGAGCGGCAGCGATTAACTATTGCAAGGGCGATATTTAAAAACCCACCAATTCTAATTTTGGATGAGGCTACTTCTTCATTAGATACGGAATCAGAAAAGTTAGTGCAGGATGCACTGTTTAAACTGATGCGCAACCGCACTTCTATTGTAATTGCACACAGACTTTCTACTATTCAATATGCGGATGATATAATAGTGATGCAGGAAGGGAGGATAGTGGAACGAGGAAATCATCATGCGCTAATAGGTAAAAATGGGCTGTATGCAAGATTGGTAGAGATGCAGGCTTTTTGA
- a CDS encoding ComF family protein: protein MIFYIRSVNFPLKVFIPIRDLMYPHLCMACDNLLSAGEEFICIACRMQLPKTDYHTFFDNPVAKHFMGKFPFEGATGMFHFNKSSHIQKLLHNLKYKHQPEVGKVLGQIMGNAFITTSPYNTIDFIIPVPLHPMKQEQRGYNQSTMIAMGIADVMHIPVLENALLRTAYTGTQTKKSRMERWENVKEKFAANPKYIAELSSKHLLLIDDVITTGSTLESCAMQLLRIPEIKISIAAAAHAEY, encoded by the coding sequence ATTATTTTCTACATTCGAAGTGTGAACTTCCCCTTAAAAGTATTTATACCGATTCGTGATCTTATGTATCCGCATTTATGCATGGCATGCGATAATTTATTAAGTGCGGGAGAAGAATTTATTTGCATTGCCTGCCGGATGCAATTACCTAAAACAGATTACCATACTTTTTTTGATAATCCGGTTGCAAAACATTTTATGGGAAAATTTCCATTTGAAGGAGCCACCGGAATGTTTCATTTTAATAAGTCGAGCCATATTCAAAAATTACTACATAATCTAAAGTATAAACATCAGCCGGAAGTAGGTAAAGTGTTAGGGCAGATTATGGGTAATGCATTCATTACAACATCGCCTTATAATACAATTGATTTTATTATTCCAGTTCCACTGCATCCAATGAAACAAGAACAAAGAGGATATAATCAAAGTACAATGATAGCGATGGGTATTGCAGATGTGATGCATATCCCGGTATTAGAAAATGCTTTGCTGCGCACTGCATATACCGGCACACAAACCAAAAAAAGCAGAATGGAGCGATGGGAAAATGTGAAAGAAAAATTTGCAGCGAATCCAAAATATATAGCAGAGTTAAGCAGCAAACATTTATTGTTAATTGATGATGTGATTACTACCGGCTCAACTCTGGAATCATGTGCAATGCAATTATTGCGAATACCGGAAATTAAAATCAGCATTGCTGCCGCCGCACATGCAGAATATTAA
- a CDS encoding DUF1579 domain-containing protein, whose protein sequence is MKKLKVLLVMLSLSLGINTFAQQPTEAEMATMMENISPGDVQKFMAKSVGEWTAIMKMYMDPSQPPMESTTKIKEELILGGRYLVGKYTGNMMGMPFEGMSTMAYDNGVNKFYSSWIDNMSTGMTQMQGYWKVPNKVIELFGVSQDPMQGTEITMRQTIEFVDDNTQKMTMYMVHDGIEMKSIEIVATRIK, encoded by the coding sequence ATGAAAAAATTAAAAGTGTTATTAGTAATGTTAAGCTTAAGCCTTGGGATAAACACATTTGCCCAACAACCTACAGAAGCTGAAATGGCCACAATGATGGAAAATATTTCGCCGGGTGATGTACAAAAATTTATGGCGAAAAGTGTGGGGGAATGGACGGCAATAATGAAAATGTATATGGACCCTTCGCAACCGCCGATGGAATCCACTACAAAAATTAAAGAAGAACTGATTTTGGGCGGTAGATATCTTGTTGGAAAATATACTGGCAACATGATGGGGATGCCTTTTGAAGGAATGAGTACAATGGCGTATGATAATGGTGTTAACAAGTTTTATAGTTCATGGATAGATAACATGAGTACTGGTATGACACAAATGCAAGGCTATTGGAAAGTACCCAATAAAGTGATTGAACTATTTGGAGTAAGTCAGGACCCAATGCAAGGAACGGAAATTACTATGCGACAAACCATTGAGTTTGTAGATGATAATACGCAAAAGATGACGATGTATATGGTGCACGACGGTATCGAAATGAAAAGTATTGAAATAGTGGCTACTCGCATTAAGTAG
- a CDS encoding NifU family protein — protein sequence MSNAIISIYTEATPNPDSLKFVMNKMLLSGRSADFERGDDVSYAPLAEAMFNEFDYVKGVFVMNNFVTVRKNMEMEWFEIKSKVSEFIRNWVVEGKEVVGEIPVAEATGEPMESDAVIEKIKLMLDQYVKPAVEMDGGAIQFKSFDAGVVTLMLQGSCSGCPSSSITLKSGIEGLLKRMVPEVKEVVAMDEMM from the coding sequence ATGAGCAATGCAATAATAAGTATCTATACGGAAGCGACACCGAATCCGGACAGTTTGAAGTTTGTAATGAATAAAATGCTGCTAAGTGGACGGAGTGCAGATTTTGAAAGAGGCGATGATGTGTCGTACGCACCCTTGGCGGAAGCGATGTTTAATGAATTTGATTATGTGAAGGGTGTGTTTGTGATGAACAACTTTGTAACAGTGCGCAAGAATATGGAAATGGAATGGTTTGAGATAAAGAGCAAGGTGAGTGAATTTATCCGCAACTGGGTGGTGGAAGGCAAGGAAGTGGTGGGAGAAATTCCGGTGGCTGAAGCAACTGGTGAACCTATGGAAAGCGATGCAGTAATAGAAAAGATTAAACTGATGCTGGATCAATATGTGAAGCCGGCTGTGGAAATGGATGGCGGTGCAATTCAATTTAAATCGTTTGATGCGGGTGTGGTAACGCTGATGTTGCAAGGTTCATGTAGTGGATGCCCTTCGAGCAGCATTACATTAAAGTCGGGGATTGAGGGGTTATTAAAACGGATGGTTCCGGAAGTGAAAGAAGTGGTGGCGATGGATGAGATGATGTGA
- the rlmN gene encoding 23S rRNA (adenine(2503)-C(2))-methyltransferase RlmN — MSDTKQAIRNLSLAEMETLFAEWRQPKYRAGQVYSWLWQKFAHTFDAMSNIPKALREKLENDFSIFPITLDLEQKSADGTVKCRFKLHDGHFIESVLIPADERMTACVSSQVGCNLGCKFCATGFMKMKRNLEHYEIYDQVVAMHQKAMEHHAKPLSNIVYMGMGEPLLNYKNVIDSVERITAENGLAMSPKRITVSTAGLAKMIKKLGDDNVKFNLALSLHAPDDIKRSALMPINDANNLATLIEALNYFYSKTKNKITFEYILFDGINETMEDAKNLVKLCRRVPAKVNIIEYNPIAQADYHKSKEEQRERFIAYLEKHDIVARVRRSRGKDIDAACGQLANR, encoded by the coding sequence ATGTCCGACACTAAACAAGCAATTCGCAATTTATCATTAGCAGAAATGGAAACATTATTTGCAGAATGGAGACAACCTAAGTATAGAGCAGGGCAGGTGTATAGTTGGCTCTGGCAAAAATTTGCACACACCTTTGATGCGATGAGTAATATTCCAAAAGCACTGAGAGAAAAGTTGGAAAATGATTTTTCAATTTTTCCAATAACTCTTGATCTGGAACAAAAAAGTGCAGATGGAACAGTGAAGTGCAGATTTAAATTGCACGACGGACATTTTATTGAAAGTGTTTTAATTCCTGCCGATGAAAGAATGACTGCATGCGTATCCAGTCAGGTGGGTTGTAATCTCGGATGTAAATTTTGTGCAACAGGATTTATGAAAATGAAACGCAATCTGGAGCATTATGAAATTTATGATCAGGTAGTTGCCATGCATCAAAAAGCAATGGAGCATCATGCAAAACCGCTGAGCAATATTGTGTATATGGGAATGGGTGAACCGCTGTTGAATTATAAAAATGTAATTGATTCTGTAGAACGCATTACTGCAGAAAATGGATTGGCAATGTCGCCGAAACGGATTACTGTCAGCACAGCAGGTCTTGCAAAAATGATTAAGAAATTAGGTGATGATAATGTGAAATTTAATCTTGCACTTTCACTACATGCACCCGACGATATAAAACGCAGTGCGCTGATGCCGATTAATGATGCAAATAATTTAGCAACACTGATTGAAGCATTAAATTATTTCTATTCGAAAACGAAAAATAAAATCACGTTTGAATATATTTTATTCGATGGCATAAATGAAACAATGGAAGATGCAAAAAATCTTGTAAAACTTTGTCGCCGTGTTCCTGCCAAAGTAAATATCATTGAATACAATCCGATTGCACAAGCCGATTATCACAAATCAAAAGAAGAGCAGCGGGAACGATTTATTGCCTATTTAGAAAAGCACGATATCGTAGCCAGAGTGCGCCGCAGCAGAGGTAAAGATATTGATGCCGCTTGCGGGCAATTGGCGAATAGATAA
- a CDS encoding PorP/SprF family type IX secretion system membrane protein — protein sequence MKKIFTLFISIGILISVKAQDIHFSQFYASPLTLNPANVGVFNGNIRGVLNYRSQWTSFAPFNTFAGSVDMNFGQNILNDDLFGFGVNFFSDKAGDADFSTQQVNVSFGYIKTLGKRFSRSYLSMGFQGGIAQRSLDYAALTFGSQYNGYEYDPSMPNGETIGFDSFSFLDLSGGVSYLFVPKDRLNLLMGIAFYHVNTPNMSFSGSDKDNLYMKISGNIGAQIPVADAIDIIPSVLVLNQGPHNEYNFGVSFKYYLNEKSVNPTSFSLGAMQRMGNSSGGLNSDATIITARFDYLGFSAGLSYDINVSDLRNASNSFGGPELSIVYTSPLPHRDRKVDCPRF from the coding sequence ATGAAGAAAATCTTTACTCTCTTTATTTCTATCGGTATTTTGATTTCAGTTAAAGCGCAGGATATTCACTTTTCGCAATTCTATGCTTCGCCTCTCACATTAAATCCCGCAAACGTGGGAGTGTTTAATGGCAACATTCGTGGCGTATTAAATTATCGCAGTCAATGGACATCTTTTGCACCTTTCAATACGTTTGCAGGCTCTGTGGATATGAACTTTGGTCAGAATATTTTGAATGATGATCTATTTGGTTTTGGTGTAAACTTTTTTTCTGATAAAGCAGGTGATGCCGATTTTTCTACGCAACAGGTAAATGTTTCATTCGGTTATATCAAAACATTGGGTAAACGATTTTCAAGAAGTTATTTATCCATGGGATTTCAGGGTGGTATTGCACAACGCAGTCTTGATTATGCAGCACTTACTTTCGGAAGTCAATACAATGGTTATGAATATGATCCTTCAATGCCGAATGGTGAAACAATTGGTTTTGATAGTTTTTCATTCTTAGATCTATCCGGCGGTGTTTCTTATTTGTTTGTTCCGAAGGACAGATTAAATCTGTTGATGGGAATTGCATTCTATCATGTGAATACACCCAACATGTCTTTTAGTGGTTCCGATAAGGATAATTTGTACATGAAGATTTCAGGAAATATCGGCGCACAAATTCCTGTAGCTGATGCAATAGATATTATACCTTCTGTCTTAGTTTTAAATCAGGGTCCACACAATGAATATAATTTCGGAGTAAGTTTTAAATATTATTTGAATGAGAAAAGTGTGAATCCTACCTCCTTTTCTTTAGGTGCAATGCAACGGATGGGTAATAGCTCCGGCGGATTAAATTCTGATGCTACAATTATTACTGCCCGTTTCGATTATTTAGGTTTTTCTGCAGGACTCAGTTATGATATCAATGTATCTGATTTGCGCAATGCAAGTAATTCATTTGGTGGACCTGAATTATCAATAGTTTATACAAGTCCGCTACCACATCGTGATCGCAAAGTGGATTGCCCGAGATTTTAA
- a CDS encoding M48 family metallopeptidase codes for MYRRRSVSTNSVLEREEVITVVGQKFRVFVYLEKRYDCRASIGAKGIHIRIAAYLNIKRREQEYETLIEWARKYIVENKLYIKTPQFRQYNNDDIFSIAGHEFKIKIEYHEKESSSAHLKNGVIHMQLSEGMKPIGEMRHKSYLVARLIGNAFTPIIEKRLHELNNEFFGKKIKRVTLRNNATNWGSCSYDGHISISSRLLFAPQDVMDYILIHELAHLVEHNHSDKFWKLVESVKPDYSKAEKWLEKNGNQCMF; via the coding sequence ATGTACCGGCGTAGATCTGTTAGCACAAATTCAGTCCTGGAAAGGGAAGAGGTGATCACTGTTGTTGGTCAGAAATTCCGTGTGTTTGTCTATTTGGAAAAACGCTATGATTGCAGAGCATCTATTGGCGCTAAAGGAATTCATATTCGTATTGCAGCATACTTAAATATAAAACGTCGTGAGCAGGAATATGAAACACTGATTGAATGGGCAAGAAAATATATTGTTGAAAATAAACTCTACATTAAAACTCCCCAATTTCGACAATATAATAACGATGATATTTTCTCCATTGCCGGTCATGAATTTAAAATTAAAATTGAATATCACGAGAAGGAAAGCAGCTCGGCACATTTAAAAAATGGTGTTATTCATATGCAGCTATCTGAAGGAATGAAACCGATTGGAGAAATGCGACATAAATCATATTTGGTAGCACGGTTGATAGGCAATGCATTTACTCCAATTATAGAAAAGCGCTTACATGAATTAAATAATGAATTTTTCGGAAAAAAAATAAAACGTGTTACGCTCCGCAATAATGCGACTAACTGGGGCAGTTGTTCTTATGACGGACATATCAGTATTTCATCCCGTTTATTATTCGCACCACAAGACGTTATGGATTATATTTTAATTCATGAATTAGCACATTTGGTAGAGCATAATCATTCAGATAAATTTTGGAAATTAGTAGAGTCTGTAAAACCTGATTATTCGAAAGCAGAAAAATGGTTAGAGAAAAATGGCAATCAATGTATGTTTTGA
- a CDS encoding M3 family oligoendopeptidase has protein sequence MTFTEFPYHRPDLKQIEFEHTTLLEKLQNADSADTAATVIKKVYILHNSFNSMAQICGIRHSINTTDEFYKSEQEYFDTHSPLFENLIHNYYTTLLNSNFKNELEKIFGEQLFRLATLSLKIFSPAIIEDLIKENTLSTKYQQLMASASILFEGKERNLSELAPFMRSTDRAMRKNASEARWGFLKDNADVLDSIFDDMVKIRTAIAKKLGYKNFVQLGYDRMLRTDYNAKMVEDYRKAVQQFVVPISIMLRKEQEERLGVESLMYYDEALVFESGNAKPKGDAQWILKNGQQMYAELGEATNTFMQFMVNHQLLDLVAKKGKAGGGYCTYIANHKAPFIFSNFNGTAADIDVLTHEVGHAFQVFSCRDFEVNEYHWPTSDAAEIHSMSMEYFTYPWMDLFFEEQADKYRYAHLADAVLFLPYGVSVDEFQHVVYSNPELSPAERKNVWTSIEKKYLPMRKYENNAYLETGGWWQTQAHIFQSPFYYIDYTLAQICAFQFWKKARTNHENAFADYLQLCKAGGSKSFLELVELADLKSPFATGVMEEVMHDVTQWLKAVNAEVYNVPA, from the coding sequence ATGACATTCACAGAATTTCCTTATCACCGCCCGGACTTAAAACAGATTGAATTCGAGCATACGACATTACTTGAAAAATTGCAAAATGCGGATAGCGCCGACACTGCCGCAACAGTAATAAAAAAAGTATATATTTTGCATAATAGCTTTAACAGCATGGCGCAAATATGTGGCATCCGACATTCCATAAATACCACTGATGAATTTTATAAATCAGAGCAGGAATATTTTGATACACACTCACCTCTTTTTGAAAACCTGATTCATAATTATTATACAACCTTATTGAATTCCAATTTTAAAAATGAATTGGAGAAAATTTTTGGAGAACAATTATTTCGGTTGGCAACACTTTCATTAAAAATATTTTCACCTGCAATTATTGAAGACCTTATAAAAGAAAATACTTTAAGTACTAAATATCAGCAGTTGATGGCATCTGCTTCCATTCTATTTGAAGGGAAAGAAAGAAACTTATCGGAGCTTGCACCTTTTATGCGATCAACAGATAGAGCAATGCGTAAAAATGCCAGTGAAGCACGTTGGGGATTTTTAAAAGATAATGCAGATGTCTTGGATTCTATTTTTGATGATATGGTGAAAATCCGAACTGCTATTGCAAAAAAATTGGGTTATAAAAATTTTGTTCAATTAGGTTACGACAGAATGTTGCGTACAGATTATAATGCGAAGATGGTAGAAGATTACCGCAAAGCAGTGCAGCAATTTGTAGTACCTATTTCAATAATGTTGCGCAAAGAACAAGAGGAGCGATTAGGTGTAGAATCTTTAATGTACTACGATGAAGCTTTGGTATTTGAATCCGGCAATGCAAAACCTAAAGGAGATGCACAATGGATTTTAAAAAATGGTCAACAGATGTATGCAGAATTAGGTGAAGCCACAAATACTTTTATGCAATTTATGGTGAATCATCAATTGTTAGATCTTGTGGCAAAAAAAGGAAAAGCCGGCGGCGGATATTGCACCTATATTGCCAATCATAAAGCACCATTTATATTTTCAAATTTTAATGGTACTGCTGCGGATATAGATGTACTGACTCATGAAGTTGGGCATGCATTTCAAGTATTTAGTTGTCGTGATTTTGAAGTGAATGAATATCATTGGCCTACTTCTGATGCTGCGGAAATTCATTCTATGAGTATGGAATATTTTACCTATCCGTGGATGGATTTATTTTTTGAAGAACAAGCGGATAAATATCGCTATGCGCATTTGGCGGATGCTGTTCTCTTTTTACCCTATGGTGTTTCGGTAGATGAATTTCAGCATGTAGTTTACAGCAATCCCGAGTTATCTCCTGCAGAGCGCAAGAACGTATGGACGTCAATTGAAAAAAAATATTTACCAATGCGTAAATATGAAAATAATGCGTATTTGGAAACTGGTGGATGGTGGCAAACACAAGCCCATATTTTCCAATCACCATTCTATTATATTGATTACACATTAGCACAAATATGCGCTTTTCAATTCTGGAAAAAAGCACGCACAAATCATGAAAATGCATTTGCAGATTACTTGCAATTATGTAAAGCAGGTGGCAGTAAATCATTTCTTGAATTAGTAGAATTAGCAGACCTGAAATCACCGTTTGCAACCGGGGTGATGGAAGAGGTTATGCATGATGTAACACAATGGTTAAAAGCTGTAAATGCAGAGGTGTATAATGTACCGGCGTAG
- a CDS encoding type 2 isopentenyl-diphosphate Delta-isomerase: protein MILSDPNAENRKADHISLAFESQVQAIEKDNRFYYEPMLASHPQGNTLATTFLGKHMQAPIWVGSMTGGTALAGKINRNLAEVCAEFGLGMGLGSCRSLLESNQFFEDFNMRPIIGDTLPFYANLGVAQVEKLLQDGKSDLIQHLMQSLKADGLIIHVNPLQEWLQPEGDRFTKPPLDTIVELLDILEYPLIVKEVGQGFGPASIKALLQLPIAGIEFGALGGTNFSKLELLRTSSSRAKSYEMLVKVGHTAEEMVEFINAASMNLGVKVKCKEIIVSGGITGFLDGYYCLEKLQFNAVYAQASAFLKYAKEDIEQLREYVKTQVDGLALCKNYLTVRS, encoded by the coding sequence ATCATTTTGAGCGACCCAAATGCAGAAAACAGAAAAGCCGATCACATTTCTTTAGCCTTTGAAAGTCAGGTACAGGCAATAGAAAAGGACAATAGATTTTATTATGAACCTATGTTGGCTTCGCACCCTCAGGGAAATACACTAGCAACCACTTTTTTGGGAAAGCACATGCAAGCACCAATATGGGTTGGCAGCATGACTGGCGGAACTGCATTAGCCGGAAAAATAAATCGCAATCTGGCTGAGGTATGTGCTGAGTTCGGATTAGGCATGGGCTTGGGCTCTTGCCGCAGCCTGTTAGAAAGTAATCAGTTTTTTGAAGATTTTAATATGCGCCCAATCATTGGAGATACATTACCTTTTTATGCAAACCTTGGCGTAGCTCAAGTGGAAAAATTGCTTCAGGATGGCAAGTCTGACTTAATCCAACATCTAATGCAATCGCTTAAAGCAGATGGCTTAATAATTCATGTGAATCCTTTGCAAGAATGGCTTCAGCCTGAAGGTGACCGTTTTACAAAACCTCCTCTTGACACAATAGTTGAACTCCTTGATATTTTAGAATATCCACTGATTGTAAAAGAAGTTGGACAGGGCTTTGGGCCTGCGAGTATCAAAGCACTTTTACAATTGCCGATAGCCGGAATTGAGTTCGGCGCATTAGGTGGAACAAACTTTTCAAAACTAGAGTTGTTACGTACTTCATCTTCTCGTGCTAAGAGTTATGAGATGTTGGTAAAAGTAGGACATACCGCAGAAGAGATGGTGGAATTTATAAATGCAGCATCCATGAATTTAGGAGTCAAAGTGAAGTGTAAAGAAATTATCGTTTCCGGCGGTATCACAGGCTTTCTGGATGGTTACTATTGCTTGGAAAAATTACAATTTAATGCTGTGTATGCGCAGGCTTCGGCATTTTTGAAATACGCCAAAGAGGATATAGAGCAGTTGAGAGAATATGTGAAAACACAGGTTGATGGATTAGCTTTGTGTAAAAATTATTTAACCGTTCGTTCATAA
- a CDS encoding hydroxymethylglutaryl-CoA reductase, degradative, giving the protein MSTIKGFSKLNKTEKITWLAKHFLTSNPLDIAREFSSYMHANTELQKVFDGISENTLTNFYLPYGIAPNFVINGMSYAVPMVIEESSVVAAASSAAKFWSDRGGFHAEVISTTKVGHVHFLWRGDAEKLMQFYSEIEPILKAEVLPLTKNMEARGGGLRSLELVDCSHIEPDYYQLKATFETADAMGANFINSILEQFAQCLTEEIAVYKYFTGAEKKVEIVMSILSNYTPDCLVKVWVECDVKDLGEFPEANLDAMQFAKKFRTAVNIACNDVYRATTHNKGIFNGIDAVILATGNDFRAIEACGHAYAGRSGTYSSLSNCTIENGKFKFWLEMPLAVGTIGGLTRLHPLAKRSLEILGNPGAKELMKIITSVGLAQNFAAIKALVTSGIQKGHMKMHLTNMLSHFGASETEIEKALAYFADKTISFHNVRDFLNSYRKQNLAPEN; this is encoded by the coding sequence ATGTCCACAATAAAAGGATTTTCCAAATTAAATAAAACTGAAAAAATAACTTGGCTCGCCAAGCATTTTCTCACCAGCAATCCATTGGATATTGCAAGGGAATTTTCCAGCTATATGCATGCAAATACAGAATTGCAAAAAGTGTTTGACGGTATTAGTGAAAACACTCTTACTAATTTTTATTTACCCTATGGTATAGCTCCCAACTTTGTAATCAATGGGATGAGTTATGCAGTACCAATGGTGATTGAGGAAAGTTCTGTTGTTGCTGCGGCATCTAGTGCAGCTAAATTTTGGAGCGACAGAGGCGGGTTTCATGCAGAAGTTATTTCTACAACTAAAGTTGGTCATGTACATTTTTTATGGCGTGGTGATGCAGAAAAACTGATGCAGTTTTATTCTGAAATAGAACCTATTCTTAAGGCAGAAGTATTACCCCTTACAAAAAATATGGAAGCTCGTGGAGGTGGATTGCGAAGTTTAGAATTAGTGGACTGCAGTCATATTGAACCGGATTATTATCAATTAAAGGCAACTTTCGAAACTGCGGATGCAATGGGTGCCAATTTTATCAATTCTATTCTTGAGCAATTTGCGCAATGTCTTACTGAAGAAATTGCGGTATATAAATATTTCACCGGTGCAGAAAAAAAGGTGGAGATAGTAATGAGCATTCTGAGCAATTACACTCCGGATTGTCTTGTAAAAGTTTGGGTAGAATGTGATGTAAAAGATCTTGGCGAATTTCCTGAAGCAAATTTGGATGCAATGCAGTTTGCAAAGAAATTCAGAACAGCCGTTAACATTGCCTGCAATGATGTATATCGTGCAACAACACATAACAAAGGAATTTTTAATGGTATTGATGCAGTGATATTAGCCACCGGAAATGATTTCCGTGCTATTGAAGCATGTGGTCATGCTTATGCCGGTCGCAGCGGCACATATTCAAGTTTAAGCAATTGCACAATTGAAAACGGGAAATTTAAATTCTGGTTAGAAATGCCATTGGCGGTTGGTACTATCGGTGGGCTAACCCGTCTGCATCCTTTAGCAAAAAGATCATTAGAAATATTGGGAAATCCAGGTGCAAAGGAATTAATGAAAATAATTACCAGTGTAGGATTAGCGCAAAACTTTGCTGCAATAAAAGCATTGGTAACTTCCGGCATTCAAAAAGGACACATGAAAATGCATCTCACTAATATGTTGAGTCATTTTGGTGCCTCAGAAACCGAGATAGAAAAAGCACTTGCATATTTTGCAGATAAAACAATTTCCTTCCATAATGTGCGGGATTTCTTAAACAGCTACAGAAAACAGAACTTAGCACCTGAGAATTAA